A genomic region of Hippoglossus hippoglossus isolate fHipHip1 chromosome 8, fHipHip1.pri, whole genome shotgun sequence contains the following coding sequences:
- the LOC117765942 gene encoding probable ATP-dependent RNA helicase DHX58, with the protein MAEFGLYSYQQEVVERALQGENVIIWLPTGGGKTRAAVYVAKRHLETTQHAKVVVLVNKVHLVDQHYTKEFKPHLGCDYTLVPVSGESDLKDLFGKVVQDSDVVICTAQILYNALTNSEETKHVELSDITLLIVDECHHTHKKSVYNQIMSFYMEKKLNGERPLPQILGLTASPGTGGARILEKAVEHVLQICANLDSSIVSTKNYAPELKKKVPRPIKTFDIVENRPEDPFGDDLKRMMQRIQEHMNLPADFRLRECGTQEYEADVVILEQRGVRENNRKLAQCALHLRQYNDALLINDTLRMMDAYSSLEEFYISKSKTAIDKTDLFLVGIFQENQADLRKFARDSRYENPKMAKLESVLLKQFGSGVQSKGILFSKTRKSIHCLKDWVLNNRALQEAGVKADVLTGAGNGITYMTQSEQADTICHFRQGSLNLLISTSVAEEGLDIPECNLVVRYGLLTNEIAQQQASGRARAQDSKYSVVALKGGREVRRELTNEYLEELTAKAIAQVQDMSPKEFRGKITEIQTQTVNKSRIKDSSEMQKRSLYTASSIQLLCRNCFKPVASGSDIKLIDNVHHVNVNPAFKKHYKVGGQLMLPKSFEDWEPGRIISCNNGKCSQQWGFEMKYKDIALLPNLAIKHLVLQTPDGRVTKKKWKDVPFTLDNFNFEEYCQENFPDLFD; encoded by the exons ATGGCAGAGTTCGGACTGTATTCATACCAGCAGGAAGTGGTGGAAAGGGCTCTTCAGGGAGAGAACGTGATCATCTGGCTGCCGACCGGAGGCGGAAAGACGCGAGCTGCTGTGTACGTGGCCAAGAGACACCTGGAAACCACACAGCACGCCAAGGTGGTGGTCCTGGTCAACAAG GTTCACCTTGTAGACCAACATTACACCAAAGAGTTCAAGCCTCATCTGGGCTGCGACTACACCCTGGTGCCAGTGAGTGGAGAGAGCGACTTGAAGGACCTCTTCGGAAAAGTGGTGCAGGACTCGGACGTGGTCATCTGCACAGCACAGATCTTGTACAACGCTCTGACCAACAGCGAGGAAACCAAACATGTTGAGCTCTCGG ATATCACTCTACTGATAGTTGATGAGTGTCACCACACCCACAAGAAGTCGGTCTACAACCAGATCATGAGTTTCTACATGGAGAAAAAGTTGAATGGAGAGCGTCCATTGCCGCAGATCCTGGGTCTCACTGCATCGCCAGGGACGGGGGGCGCTAGGATCCTGGAGAAGGCCGTGGAGCACGTCCTACAG ATTTGTGCCAACCTGGACTCATCCATAGTTTCAACCAAGAACTATGCCCCTGAGTTGAAGAAGAAGGTGCCGAGACCCATCAAGACATTTGACATCGTCGAGAACAGGcctgag GATCCGTTTGGGGATGATCTGAAGCGGATGATGCAGAGGATCCAAGAGCACATGAACTTACCTGCAGACTTCAGACTGAGAGAGTGTGGCACGCAGGAGTACGAGGCAGATGTGGTGATTTTAGAGCAGCGAG GGGTAAGAGAGAACAACAGAAAGCTTGCACAATGTGCTCTCCACCTCAGACAGTACAACGATGCCCTGCTCATCAACGATACCCTGCGTATGATGGATGCTTACAGCAGCCTGGAGGAGTTCTACATCTCTAAGTCCAAAACAGCAATCGACAAAACAGACCTCTTCCTGGTGGGAATTTTCCAAG AGAATCAGGCGGATTTGAGGAAATTTGCAAGAGATTCTCGCTACGAGAACCCAAAGATGGCCAAACTTGAGAGCGTTCTGCTGAAACAGTTCGGTTCGGGTGTGCAGTCAAAGGGGATCCTCTTCAGCAAAACACGTAAAAGCATCCACTGCCTGAAAGATTGGGTCCTCAACAACAGAGCCTTACAGGAAGCTGGCGTCAAGGCAGACGTCCTGACCGGGGCTGGCAACGGCATCACTTACATGACACAG AGCGAGCAGGCCGACACGATCTGCCATTTCCGACAGGGCAGTCTCAACCTGCTCATCTCCACCAGCGTGGCTGAGGAGGGCCTTGACATTCCTGAATGCAACCTGGTGGTGCGCTACGGCCTGCTTACAAATGAGATCGCCCAGCAGCAGGCCAGCGGACGTGCCAGAGCGCAAGACAGCAAGTATTCAGTGGTCGCCTTAAAAGGGGGGCGGGAGGTACGCAGAGAGCTCACCAACGAATATCTGGAGGAGCTGACTGCAAAAGCCATCGCTCAGGTCCAAGATATGAGCCCCAAAGAGTTTCGCGGAAAG ATAACTGAGATACAGACACAAACTGTCAATAAAAGTAGAATAAAAGACAGCAGTGAAATGCAGAAGAGGAGTCTCTACACCGCTTCCAGTATCCAGCTCCTGTGTCGAAACTGTTTCAAGCCTGTGGCCTCTGGCAGTGACATTAAACTCATCGACAATGTGCACCATGTCAATGTCAATCCGGCATTTAA GAAACACTACAAAGTGGGAGGGCAGTTGATGCTACCAAAGAGTTTTGAGGACTGGGAGCCTGGGCGGATTATCAGCTGCAATAACGGCAAATGCAGCCAG CAATGGGGATTTGAGATGAAGTACAAGGACATCGCCCTGCTGCCCAATCTGGCCATTAAGCATTTGGTCCTGCAGACACCTGATGGCAGGGTGACTAAGAAGAAGTGGAAGGATGTCCCTTTCACTTTGGACAACTTCAACTTTGAAGAATACTGTCAAGAAAACTTCCCTGACCTCTTCGACTGA